In Candidatus Manganitrophus noduliformans, the genomic stretch TTTCGATGACCTATGCCCACAATATCCTCAACGCCATCACCCCGATCAGAAGTTACGCGGAGCTGATGGTCAAGCGGATGGAGCTTTCCGACCCGAAGGTGAAGTGGGCGCAAGCGATCATCGACGGAACGGGGGAGGTGGTCCGGATTATCCGAAAGCTGGAGGAGATCGACCGCTACCAAACGACCGAGCAGAGCGGGATCAAGCTCTTCGATGTCGATCCGATCAAAGAGAAACGAGAGAAATAAAACGGGGATTCGAATGCGGGCCGCGCTCTTCAGCACCAAACCGTACGATCAGAGCTTCTTTGAGGCGGCGAACGAAACCTGCCGACATGAGCTGGCTTTCTTCGAGCCTCATTTGGATTTGAAGACGGTCACGCTGGCGGCCGGCTTTCCGGCAATCTGTCCCTTCGTCAACGACCGGCTCGACCGGCCGGTCCTGGAGAAACTGGCTCAACATGGGACCCGTCTGGTCGCATTGCGCTCCGCCGGATTCAACCATGTCGATCTGATCGCCGCGCGGGACCTGGGGCTGACCGTCGTTCGGGTGCCGGCTTATTCTCCTTATGCGGTGGCCGAACATACGGCGGCCTTGATCCTTTCCTTGAATCGGAAGATTCACCGCGCCTACGCCCGGGTCCGGGAAGGGAATTTTGCTCTGGAGGGATTGCTCGGCTTCGACCTGAACGGCCGGACGGTGGGGATCATCGGCACCGGAAAAATCGGAACCGTGATGGCGCGGATCATGAACGGTTTCGGATGCCGCCTTCTCGCGCATGATCCTTTTCCAAATGAGGAATGCAAGGAACTGGGGGTCGAGTACACCGCGCTTTCCGATCTCTATGCGGCCTCCCGCATCATCACCCTCCACTGTCCGCTGACCCCGGCGACCCATCATCTGATCAGCGACAAGGCGTTGATGCAGATGCAGAACGGCGTCATGCTGATCAATACGG encodes the following:
- a CDS encoding 2-hydroxyacid dehydrogenase, whose translation is MRAALFSTKPYDQSFFEAANETCRHELAFFEPHLDLKTVTLAAGFPAICPFVNDRLDRPVLEKLAQHGTRLVALRSAGFNHVDLIAARDLGLTVVRVPAYSPYAVAEHTAALILSLNRKIHRAYARVREGNFALEGLLGFDLNGRTVGIIGTGKIGTVMARIMNGFGCRLLAHDPFPNEECKELGVEYTALSDLYAASRIITLHCPLTPATHHLISDKALMQMQNGVMLINTGRGALIDTQAVIAALKSGKIGSLGLDVYEEEADLFFEDLSGRVIQDDVFARLLTFPNVLITGHQGFFTQEAMARIAETTLGNLSDFERGRKLNNAVRAEQVLR